The DNA region TGCTGCTGGGCTTCATCCAGGGCACTTTGCGAAATTGTATTGTTTTTACGCAGCGGCACCAGGCGTTCATAATTGGCCTTGGCCAAACGCAAACGGGCTTCAGCAGCGCTTAATTGCGCGCGCTCGTTTTCGGATTCCTGTACCAGCAGCACAGTACCTTTCTTCACCGGGTCACCGGATTTAAAAGCAATACTCGCCACCTTACCGGCCACCTGGGCGGTAATGACAATACCTTCCGATGCTTCAACAGTGCCCACAGCGGTATAGGTGTTAGGCCATTTCTGCACTTCAGCGGTATAGGTGCTTACCGTCTCGGTGGGTTGGGGCTGGTTTTCACCGGCCTGTACCATAGCCATAATCTGGCCAAACTTAATACCGGCAAGCAAAGCAACAATAAGCAGCAGCACACCCAGGGAAATAAAAATGGATTTAAGGGTTTTATTCATGATTGAAAAACCATCGCGTTGAAGGGAAACCGGAAAACAGCGTCAAAGGAAGGAGAAGCGCACAGCAGGCGGGCACATCCAAAACAGGGGAAGAGCCACACTCCCAATGACCCGGCATTTTGCAATGCCAGTGTATAAATACAAATAACCGACCACACGGTCTGACGGCATAGTAAAAGCATTCACCAGCCAAGCCAAGGCGCACAGGCATTTCTACGGCCAAGTGATGACATTCATCATGATGCCGGCCTGCAGCAGCAGCGCAGCATAGACGCAGAGATACAAACAATGCCAGCACAGCTACAAGTTTTTACACTTGTCCTGCCCGGCGCTAATATGCCAAGCCGCTCGCCACTCTCACCGATTAACAGACCTGACCAAGGAATCGCTATGACCTGGGCTCCCCACGCCACTGTCGCCACTATTGTTGAACATAATGGCCGCTATCTAATGGTTTACGAAGAAGCCGACGGGCAAAGAGTATACAACCAGCCCGCCGGTCATTTGGATCCACACGAAACCCTGCAACAAGCTGCCGTGCGTGAAACCCTGGAGGAAACCGGCTGGACGGTTAAGCTCACCGGTGTGGTGGGTATTAACCTGTATACCGCACCAGGCAATGGGGTGACCTACCTGCGCACGACCTTTATTGCTGACCCTGTCAGCCACAACCCCGATATCCCACTGGACAGCGGAATCCTGGAAGCCGTGTGGCTGAGTTACGAGGAAATCCTGGCGCGCAGAGACCAGCTGCGCAGCCCCATGACCTTGCAGATTATCGAAGAGTATCGCGCGGGACGCCGTTTTCCCTTGCGTGTGGTGGGTGAGTGAATGGACATGGCCAGACAGGTGTTATCCCCGCTGCAACAAGGCAGCCTGCTCCTGGAAATTTAAACTGCATCCGGCAATAAACGCATCTATATCGTCCAGGCGATAGCGATGCGCCTTTGCCGTACCCGGTTGCAACGCCTGCCGATCGGGAAACAGGCCATAACCGCTCAGCAGGGTGTACCAGGACATGGGCAAATAATATTTATCCATCTCGCGCCGGGTAATTTGCTCAACCACATTTCCCGCGTTAACCCAGGTTTGCAAGACCGCACGCAAATTATCGGAAATCGCCTGATGGCTGCGGTTAGCCAGCCAGTAGTCGGTATCGCTACGCGAATTACAGACATAGTGGGCAACAATATAATCGCGGACGCCTTCAAAACGCGCATTAATCCGCTGGTTAAACGCATCGCGGTTCGCCGGGGTGAAACCGCCCAGTTCCCAGGCATCGATAAATCCCTGGATAGTCTCCTGCACAATGTGCAGTGCTGTTGCCTCCAACGGCTCAATAAACCCCTGCGACAAACCGACTGCCAGGCAATTGTACGACCAATGTTGCTCCAAACGCCCCACATTCATTTTGAGGTGGCGCGCCTGTACATCGGCATCGAGCAAACCCAGCTTGCGGCGCAATTCGGTTTCAGCCTCATCCGCCGAACAAAACGCCGATGAATAGACATAGCCATTGCCAATGCGATGGGTCAATGGAATCTCCCAGGCCCACCCGTAACGCATAGCCGTAGACAGGGTTTGGCTGCCTATTACCGCTCCCTGGGGCGAGGGCATGGCAACAGCCGCATCATTAAACAGGTTGTCTGCAAATTTTTTAAACGGCACACCCAATGTCTTTTGTATCAGCAGGGCATTAAAGCCCGTGCAATCCACAAAAAAATCGGCAGTGATGATATGCCCCTGATCCGTTGTGACGGACACCAGCTCACCGGAACCTGCACGCTGGACTGATTGCACCTTCGCCTGGATATGGTTTACACCAAGGCCCACAGCCCGGTTACGTAAAAACTGCCCCAATAACCCCGAATCAAAATGATAGCCATAACCGATGTTGAACGGAAAATTAGGCGCTGGCAGCGGCCCCTTATGATGCTCGGCCAAATGGGCACTCAGGTAAAAACGGTCGGGGTGGGCATACACATCCACCCCATGGCGACGCACATCGCAGTTGTAAAAAAACGCCGGCTGGGTATGCAGGTCGATGTCGGAATCAAAGGGATGAAAATATTCCCCATAGCCCGGTTTGCTCGACCACCCCTTAAAGCGAATACCGTTTTTATAGGTGGCATGGCACGCAGGCATCCACTCCTGCTCGGCAATGCCCAGATAACCAAAGAAACGTTTTAGCTGGGGTGTCGATCCCTCTCCCACACCGATAATGCCGATGTCCGGCGATTCCAGCAGGCTGACCTCAACACCCGATGCAACCCAGCAATGGGCCATCAAATTAGCCGCCATCCAACCGGCAGTGCCACCGCCGACAATAAGGATTTTGGGCGGATTCGATTGACCATTCATCAGCGGAACACCAGACATTATTTTGCCTGCGCCCTGCGCGCAGCCAATTGTTGTTTCACTGTTTTAGCCGTCACATTATCCGGCTGCCATAGCAATACCTGATCCAGCAAGCGTTCCCCTTCACGCGCGTTACCACTCAAAATCCGCGCATGGGCCAGCGCCAGGTGGGCATTTATATTTTTTTCCGAGTAGTGCACGGCACGCTCCAACACGCGAATGGCCTCTCCGAAACGATTTAGCTGGATCAGTTCCGTACCCGCCGAGTAATTCACATCGACTGTCGTCGGTAAGGCGTCGGCCAAGAGAACCAGCGCTGTAACAGCACCGGTTTTATTGCCTTCTTTTTTATAGCCCTCATAACTGAGCTTGACCATGGTTAACCAGTCAATGCGTTTATCCACCATATCCTTACCCAATTGATCCTGCCAGTTGCGCACAGGCAACTCACGCACAGCGCGCGGCGTGTGCGTAAAGGGATAATCGGCCAGCAGGCGCTCGATAGATGATTCGGCGGTATAAAACTCGGCGGGCAATATGGGTATTTGCTGCCGGGCCAGCGGTGTATCTGCCCTGGGGGTTTTGGGTTGCAAAGGCAATTGGCGAAGCAATGGGGTGAAATAGGCATCTGCCAACCAGAAATACCCATCCACATTCGGATGCAAATGCTCCAGCATTACTTCCTTGCCAATAATGCGTTGTGGCGATTGCACCGCTAACTGGATTTCACTCTGAACCAAAATCGCGCCGGTTTTGGCAGAGACGCGCTGGATAATCTCATTCATCGCCGAGGGCGCACGAAAACGCAATTGATCCCAATCGCGCGCATTGGTGTACCAGGATAAGGCACTGGCATAGTCCTGTTGTCGATCGGCAAGCTGTCCCAGGCGATAAGCCGCCAAGGCATGTTGTTGCCTCCCGAGTTGCGCCTGTAATTGCACCTGTAGCCGGTGTACCTCATCCAGCGGGATTTGTTCAATATCCGCCGGGATAGATTCCAGAACCTGTGCCAATTCGGGCGCTGTTTCACCGGTATCAAAAGGAGCCTGGTGACGAAGATTACTGGCTACTGTACCTATCAACACCGGAACTCCGGCTTTCCGGTAGCGCTCCAGCAACAGCGTCATATTGCCTTCAAACTGTTCCAATCCCTGTTGATACAGGGCAGAGCCCAACACAATATTTTTTTCGCGCGCCACCCGCGCCATCAGGGTGCGATTGCCGGCCTCATCATTCGCTTGCGTGCGCGGCCGCTCACCTTGCCAGGTGACATACAAACGTTGCAGTGCCTGGTAAAGGCGCAGGTCTTTAAGGGCTAACATGAGCAAGGTGGTCGCGCGGCTGTGGCTGGCATAAGCCGACCCCACCCCCATCACGCCCAGGTATTCGTTGTGACCGGTATAAATCACCACCAGGTCCGGCTCAATCGCGAGGATTTCCCGGCTGAAATCCAGCAGGGTGTAAGAGTTAACGGCCGACATGGCCGTCTGTATCACTTCGACATAACGATCCGGGTACTGGTATTGCAAACGCTGCTGCAACATACCCGCAAGCGACGCACCCAGCCCATAGGGATAGCCCGCCGCCGATGATTCCCCCTGGATGACAACCCGCAGGGCATCGGGCCTTTTCTGCCGGGTAAAGTAGGTGGACTCAATCTTGACCGGCGGTGCCATTTCCGGTTTGGGGAAATAGCGGTTGACCACATGCGGATTGGTTAGCAGGTAGCCCGGTTGTGATGGATCGGAAATAAACAGGGGATAGGAATAGCCAAAACCCGATAACCGCAAAGCGGCTTCGATCAGGGCAAAAAACAAAAGCGGGATAGCCACCAGTACGGCGCGAAAAAACCAAATACGCATAAAACACCTGAGTGCGATTATTTATAAGAATGGTGTCGCTGCGATAGGAAAGCTTAGGCGATTTCTAATGATTCGTTATGGTTATCGACAAAATAACTGCCCAGCCGGATGTGCCGGTTACCATAACCAAATGCGGTGATTGCATCAAGTAAATCGCGCCATTACCATGCAGGTCACTCGCACACATAAATTTAATAAACAACCATAACTCACACGATCGGCCACTATGACACGCATTCTGGGGATTTCCGCCTATTACCACGACAGTGCCGCGGCATTGGTCATAGACGGCAAGATCATCGCCGCCGCCCAGGAAGAGCGGTTTACCCGTATCAAACACGACCCCGCTTTTCCCACCCAGGCTGTGCGCTATTGCCTGGATGAAGCGGGCTGTACCCTCGACCAACTGGACGCAGTAGTCTTTTACGATAAGCCGCTGCTCAAATTCGAACGGTTGCTGGAAACCTACCTCGCCCATGCGCCGCGCGGTTTTGGCTCCTTCCTGCGCGCCATGCCGATTTGGTTAAAAGAAAAGTTGTTCCTGAAAACCCTTTTACGCCGTGAGTTGCGTGCACTTCTACCAAGCCACACACTTCCGCCAGATACAGCACCTGCCGCCCCCCTACCCCGGTTGTTATTTACCGAGCACCACCAGGCACACGCCGCCTCGGCCTTCTTTCCCAGCCCTTTTGCCTCGGCAGCAGTACTCTGCCTGGATGGCGTCGGCGAATGGGCAACCAGTTCAGCCTGGTCAGGTCATGGCAACGACTTGCAACCCTTATGGGAAATCCATTTTCCCCATTCGCTTGGCCTGCTCTATTCCGCGTTCACCTACTACTGCGGTTTTCGCGTGAATTCCGGTGAATACAAGTTAATGGGATTGGCGCCCTACGGCGAGCCGCGCTATGTGGAGCAGATTTACCAACACCTGATTGATGTCAAACCCGATGGCAGTTTCCGGCTCAATCTCGATTACTTTGCCTATCCCACCGGCGAGCGCATGACCAACGACAAATTCCATGCGCTCTTTGGCGGCCCGCCGCGCTCGCCCGATACACTACCCACCCAAAAAGACATGGATCTGGCGCGCTCGATACAACAGGTGACCGAAGACATAGTGCTGAAGCTCGCCACCAGCCTCCACCGGGAAACCGGTATGGAAAACCTGTGTCTGGCTGGCGGTGTCGCCCTGAACTGCGTCGCCAATGGCGAGCTGCTGCGCAAAGGCCCGTTTAAGCAGATCTGGATTCAACCCGCTGCCGGCGATGCCGGAGGCGCCCTGGGAGCGGCCCTGCAAGCCTGGCACCAATACTACGATCAACCACGCACACCCGTCGCTGGCGACACCATGCAGGGGGCCTACCTGGGCCCGGCATTTGACGATGTCCACATCCGGCAACTGCTGGAGGAGCGCAACGCGCCCTACCAACACCTGGATGACGAACAACTCTACACCCATGTTGCCCGGCACCTGGCCGAGGATAAGGTGGTCGGCTGGTTCCAGGGACGCATGGAATTCGGCCCGCGCGCCCTGGGCAATCGCTCTATCCTGGGCAACCCGGCCTCGGCGGCCATGCAATCCACCATGAACCTCAAAATCAAATACCGCGAGTCCTTCCGCCCCTTCGCTCCAGCGGTCTTAGAAGAAGAGGCCGCCCGTTATTTTGAGCTGAATAGCACCAGCCCTTATATGCTGCGGGTAGCACCGCTCGCTAACGACTGGCGCCTGCCCGATAGCGGTGAACCCCTGTTTGGCCTCGACAAGTTAAAGCAATCGCGCTCACAGTTGCCGGCCATTACCCATGTGGACTACTCCGCGCGGGTGCAAACCGTCTCGGCAGAGACCAACCCGCGCTTTACCCGCCTGTTACACGCCTTTAAGGCACTGACCGGTTGGGGGTTGCTGATCAATACCTCTTTTAATGTGCGCGGTGAACCGCCGGTATCGACCCCGGCACAGGCCTATGACTGCTTCCTGCGCACCGAGATGGACTACCTGGTGATGGGTAACTACCTGCTGGATCGACACCAGCAATCCCCCCAGGCCATCCACCAGGCACGCCAGCAAGCCTTCGCACCGGACTAAGCCATGCACACATCCACACCGCCCACCACCAAAGCCTTGCGCGAATTTGCTTATACCCTGGCGATCGCCTTTCCAGTTGTCTTCTGCCTGCTGTTGCCCTGGCTGTTCAACTACGCTATCCCCTACTGGCCGTTGGCCATCAGCGGCATCTTGTTGCTGCAAGCCTGGCTCCATCCGCCCAGTTTGGCTCCCGTCCAAAAGCTCTGGATGGCCCTCACCGGAATCCTGGGGTGGATCAACACCCGGATTATCCTGGGCCTGGTGTTTTTCCTGCTGATCACCCCGATCGGCTGGATACAGCGCCGACGCCACAAACTGCATTATCATCCGAATGTTATCCCTGAGGCCGACAGCTATAAAATCCGTCGCTCCCAGCCACTAAGCCCTACCGATTTGGAGAATCCCTTCTGATGTTGGAATTCCTGCAAGACCTCTGGCGCTTTCTCAAAGTACGTAAAAAATTCTGGATGCTGCCCATCATCATCGTGCTGGTATTGCTCGGCGCCCTGGTAGTTGCCAGCCAGCAATCGGCCCTGGCAGGGTTCATCTATACGCTTTTCTAGGGTTTATCCCGATTCTGGGGCCTGTTCTGACACCTTGCATTGGCACAGCCGGTACGAGGCGGGTAAAATGCCCGCCTTTTTCCTTTGCCGATTCTGGTTGCCATGTCTGATGTAACGCCCTCCACTGCCCCTGTCACCACCAGCCGCTCCCCCGGTGCCAAGGTTATTGTCGGTATGTCCGGTGGTGTGGACTCCTCTGTCTCTGCCCTGTTGCTGCAACAGCAGGGTTATGCAGTTGAAGGCCTGTTTATGAAGAACTGGGACGAGGACGATGGCACCGAATACTGTACCGCCAAGGCCGACCTGGCCGATGCGCAGAGGGTGTGCGACAAGCTGGGTATCAAGCTGCACACCGCCAATTTCGCCGCCGAATACTGGGACAATGTATTCGAGCACTTCCTTGAGGAATACAAGGCTGGCCGCACGCCCAACCCGGACATCCTGTGCAACCGCGAAATCAAGTTCAAAGTCTTTATGGAATACGCACAGATGCTGGGCGGTGAGCTGATTGCCACCGGCCACTATGTGCGCCGCGCCGACCGCAATGGCCACACCCTGCTGCTCAAAGGCCTGGATCCGAACAAGGACCAGAGCTACTTCCTCCATGCCGTTGGTGAAGCCGAATTTGCCAAATCCCTCTTCCCGGTGGGTGAACTGGAAAAACCCGAGGTACGCCGTATTGCCGAAGAGCACGGCCTGGTCACGCACAACAAAAAAGACAGCACCGGCATCTGCTTTATCGGCGAACGCCGCTTCAAAGACTTTTTACAGCAATACCTGCCGGCCCAGCCGGGCGAGATCCAAACCCCGGATGGCCAGGTGATCGGCGAGCATATGGGCCTGATGTACCACACCATCGGCCAGCGCCAGGGCCTGGGTATAGGCGGTGTAAAAGGTGCCAATGAAGAGCCCTGGTTTGTGGCGCAGAAAGACCTGGGCCGTAATGTATTGATTGTGGTTCAGGGCACCGACCACCCGCTGCTCTATACCAACCACCTGCTCGCCCAGCAGACCCACTGGATCAACGGCAGCGCGCCTGCCAGCGAATTCCGCTGCATGGCTAAAACCCGCTACCGCCAGCCGGACCAGGCCTGCCGTGTGCAGGTACTGGATAACGGCAGGCTGGATGTGTTCTTTGATGAGCCGCAACGCGCCGTGACCCCCGGCCAATCCCTGGTACTCTACGATGGCG from Cellvibrio japonicus Ueda107 includes:
- a CDS encoding DUF5989 family protein is translated as MLEFLQDLWRFLKVRKKFWMLPIIIVLVLLGALVVASQQSALAGFIYTLF
- a CDS encoding NUDIX hydrolase — its product is MTWAPHATVATIVEHNGRYLMVYEEADGQRVYNQPAGHLDPHETLQQAAVRETLEETGWTVKLTGVVGINLYTAPGNGVTYLRTTFIADPVSHNPDIPLDSGILEAVWLSYEEILARRDQLRSPMTLQIIEEYRAGRRFPLRVVGE
- a CDS encoding SxtJ family membrane protein, whose translation is MHTSTPPTTKALREFAYTLAIAFPVVFCLLLPWLFNYAIPYWPLAISGILLLQAWLHPPSLAPVQKLWMALTGILGWINTRIILGLVFFLLITPIGWIQRRRHKLHYHPNVIPEADSYKIRRSQPLSPTDLENPF
- a CDS encoding tryptophan halogenase family protein; translation: MSGVPLMNGQSNPPKILIVGGGTAGWMAANLMAHCWVASGVEVSLLESPDIGIIGVGEGSTPQLKRFFGYLGIAEQEWMPACHATYKNGIRFKGWSSKPGYGEYFHPFDSDIDLHTQPAFFYNCDVRRHGVDVYAHPDRFYLSAHLAEHHKGPLPAPNFPFNIGYGYHFDSGLLGQFLRNRAVGLGVNHIQAKVQSVQRAGSGELVSVTTDQGHIITADFFVDCTGFNALLIQKTLGVPFKKFADNLFNDAAVAMPSPQGAVIGSQTLSTAMRYGWAWEIPLTHRIGNGYVYSSAFCSADEAETELRRKLGLLDADVQARHLKMNVGRLEQHWSYNCLAVGLSQGFIEPLEATALHIVQETIQGFIDAWELGGFTPANRDAFNQRINARFEGVRDYIVAHYVCNSRSDTDYWLANRSHQAISDNLRAVLQTWVNAGNVVEQITRREMDKYYLPMSWYTLLSGYGLFPDRQALQPGTAKAHRYRLDDIDAFIAGCSLNFQEQAALLQRG
- a CDS encoding carbamoyltransferase, yielding MTRILGISAYYHDSAAALVIDGKIIAAAQEERFTRIKHDPAFPTQAVRYCLDEAGCTLDQLDAVVFYDKPLLKFERLLETYLAHAPRGFGSFLRAMPIWLKEKLFLKTLLRRELRALLPSHTLPPDTAPAAPLPRLLFTEHHQAHAASAFFPSPFASAAVLCLDGVGEWATSSAWSGHGNDLQPLWEIHFPHSLGLLYSAFTYYCGFRVNSGEYKLMGLAPYGEPRYVEQIYQHLIDVKPDGSFRLNLDYFAYPTGERMTNDKFHALFGGPPRSPDTLPTQKDMDLARSIQQVTEDIVLKLATSLHRETGMENLCLAGGVALNCVANGELLRKGPFKQIWIQPAAGDAGGALGAALQAWHQYYDQPRTPVAGDTMQGAYLGPAFDDVHIRQLLEERNAPYQHLDDEQLYTHVARHLAEDKVVGWFQGRMEFGPRALGNRSILGNPASAAMQSTMNLKIKYRESFRPFAPAVLEEEAARYFELNSTSPYMLRVAPLANDWRLPDSGEPLFGLDKLKQSRSQLPAITHVDYSARVQTVSAETNPRFTRLLHAFKALTGWGLLINTSFNVRGEPPVSTPAQAYDCFLRTEMDYLVMGNYLLDRHQQSPQAIHQARQQAFAPD
- the mnmA gene encoding tRNA 2-thiouridine(34) synthase MnmA, whose amino-acid sequence is MSDVTPSTAPVTTSRSPGAKVIVGMSGGVDSSVSALLLQQQGYAVEGLFMKNWDEDDGTEYCTAKADLADAQRVCDKLGIKLHTANFAAEYWDNVFEHFLEEYKAGRTPNPDILCNREIKFKVFMEYAQMLGGELIATGHYVRRADRNGHTLLLKGLDPNKDQSYFLHAVGEAEFAKSLFPVGELEKPEVRRIAEEHGLVTHNKKDSTGICFIGERRFKDFLQQYLPAQPGEIQTPDGQVIGEHMGLMYHTIGQRQGLGIGGVKGANEEPWFVAQKDLGRNVLIVVQGTDHPLLYTNHLLAQQTHWINGSAPASEFRCMAKTRYRQPDQACRVQVLDNGRLDVFFDEPQRAVTPGQSLVLYDGDTCLGGAVIESTDNC
- a CDS encoding tetratricopeptide repeat protein, coding for MRIWFFRAVLVAIPLLFFALIEAALRLSGFGYSYPLFISDPSQPGYLLTNPHVVNRYFPKPEMAPPVKIESTYFTRQKRPDALRVVIQGESSAAGYPYGLGASLAGMLQQRLQYQYPDRYVEVIQTAMSAVNSYTLLDFSREILAIEPDLVVIYTGHNEYLGVMGVGSAYASHSRATTLLMLALKDLRLYQALQRLYVTWQGERPRTQANDEAGNRTLMARVAREKNIVLGSALYQQGLEQFEGNMTLLLERYRKAGVPVLIGTVASNLRHQAPFDTGETAPELAQVLESIPADIEQIPLDEVHRLQVQLQAQLGRQQHALAAYRLGQLADRQQDYASALSWYTNARDWDQLRFRAPSAMNEIIQRVSAKTGAILVQSEIQLAVQSPQRIIGKEVMLEHLHPNVDGYFWLADAYFTPLLRQLPLQPKTPRADTPLARQQIPILPAEFYTAESSIERLLADYPFTHTPRAVRELPVRNWQDQLGKDMVDKRIDWLTMVKLSYEGYKKEGNKTGAVTALVLLADALPTTVDVNYSAGTELIQLNRFGEAIRVLERAVHYSEKNINAHLALAHARILSGNAREGERLLDQVLLWQPDNVTAKTVKQQLAARRAQAK